GACGTGGCGGGGCGGGTCCGTGATGCCACCGTCGTGTACGCCGCCGACCTGGGTCGTGCGCAGGCGATCGCCACGCGCCTGCGCACGACCGACTCTGCCCTGATCCTGCTGGACGTGCGCGCGTTCGTCGCCGGGACGTTCGCGGAGTGGCGGAAGAGTTGCCCGGATCCCGGGAGATGCCGTCGCGTCGCCGCTGGTGGTCATCGGCTGTCCTATTGCGGCACCGTCGCCGGTCTCGAGTCCTATCTGGCCGATATCGCGCGGCTCGGGATGGTCGACGGCGTCATACTGTCCGCGCATTGGGTGCCGGACGCTCCCGATGTACCGTCGTCTGGCGGCACGGTGCAGCAGAGGGCAGCGGCGGTGTCGACAGGTTGCGCATCGGGACGCCACCACGAGCAGCGTCTTCGATCGGTAGTCGCTTCGACACAGTTGTCGCGGCGCGGGGGAGGGGAATGATGGCGAGCCACGACACCGATGGGAGCGGGCACGACCCTCAGTCAGCGGCGATCATAGCCATGCTGCGTGAGGACGGCAGGCGCTCCTACGCGTCAATCGCGAAGGACGTCGGTCTTTCCGAAGCCGCTGTCCGGCAACGGGTCCAACGGCTGATCGAACAGGGCCACATGCAGATCGTCGCGATCACCAATCCCCTCGACGATTTCAAACTGTCGTCGCTGCTGCGGATCCGGGTCAGCGGAGATGTCCGCGCCACGGCGGCCCAGATCGGTGAGATCGCTGAGGTGAGCTTCTGCGTCATCGTCTCCGGCGACTGTCAGGTTGTCGCGGAGGTGATGTGCCGGGATGGGCACCACCTCCTGACGGTCGTGCACGAGTCGATCGAGGCTCTGCCCACGGTGACCGACGTGCAGACCATGGTCTACCTGGAGGCCGTCAAACAGACCTATCAGTGGG
The DNA window shown above is from Mycolicibacterium confluentis and carries:
- a CDS encoding Lrp/AsnC family transcriptional regulator: MLREDGRRSYASIAKDVGLSEAAVRQRVQRLIEQGHMQIVAITNPLDDFKLSSLLRIRVSGDVRATAAQIGEIAEVSFCVIVSGDCQVVAEVMCRDGHHLLTVVHESIEALPTVTDVQTMVYLEAVKQTYQWGTWPLGEHYSR